A stretch of the Glutamicibacter sp. JL.03c genome encodes the following:
- a CDS encoding M50 family metallopeptidase, translating to MSVILFIAGVLFMVLAVGLSIALHEIGHLVPAKLFKLRVPQYMIGFGKTLFSFKRGETQYGIKALPLGGYISMVGMYPPRPDTDKEQPAKKPSLFQKVFGQMVDDARSQANENVLPSDEGRLFYQLPVYKRVIIMLGGPLMNLVIGFVVIAIVLTSFGQATPTTTVSEVYQCIASAENADKTECTDKDVPAPAYEAGLRPGDTITAVNGHAVEQGEWNKLTDVIRVNPGQSITLEYQRDGQSHTTKLTPYLTDRPATDDNGYVLTDDQGNYIMTKVGFVGMSSLQQDLTQPLSAVPGAIGDQLLTIGNVILHLPQRMVDVAQAAFGDGQRDPNGPVSIVGVGRIAGEISAEDSISVADKFATLLSLVGGLNLALFAFNLIPLLPLDGGHVVGALYDGIKRLFARVFNLKNIKPVDTVKLLPLTYVVVVAMLVMGGLLIYADIFKPIQLF from the coding sequence ATGAGCGTCATCTTGTTCATCGCCGGTGTACTGTTCATGGTCCTGGCCGTGGGGTTGTCCATCGCACTTCACGAAATCGGGCACCTGGTCCCGGCCAAGCTGTTCAAGCTGCGAGTACCGCAGTACATGATCGGTTTTGGCAAAACGCTCTTTTCCTTCAAACGGGGCGAAACCCAGTACGGAATCAAGGCACTGCCACTCGGCGGCTACATCTCCATGGTTGGTATGTATCCGCCACGTCCGGACACCGACAAAGAGCAGCCGGCCAAGAAGCCGAGCCTCTTTCAGAAGGTCTTCGGGCAGATGGTTGACGACGCACGCTCGCAAGCCAATGAGAACGTGCTGCCCAGTGATGAGGGGCGCCTGTTCTACCAGCTCCCGGTATACAAGCGCGTGATCATCATGCTCGGTGGCCCCTTGATGAACCTGGTCATCGGCTTTGTTGTCATTGCCATCGTGCTCACCAGCTTCGGGCAGGCAACGCCAACAACGACGGTTTCCGAGGTGTATCAGTGCATCGCCAGCGCGGAAAACGCCGATAAGACCGAATGCACGGATAAGGATGTTCCGGCACCTGCCTATGAGGCGGGGCTGCGTCCTGGCGATACCATTACCGCGGTCAACGGCCATGCGGTGGAGCAGGGCGAATGGAACAAGCTGACCGACGTGATCCGGGTGAATCCCGGGCAGTCGATCACTCTCGAGTACCAGCGGGATGGGCAAAGCCACACTACGAAGCTGACCCCGTACCTCACCGACCGGCCTGCCACCGATGACAACGGGTATGTGCTGACAGATGACCAGGGCAACTACATCATGACCAAGGTCGGCTTCGTAGGGATGAGCTCATTGCAGCAGGATCTGACCCAGCCGCTGAGCGCGGTGCCCGGGGCTATCGGCGACCAGCTGCTCACCATTGGCAATGTCATTTTGCACCTGCCTCAGCGCATGGTTGACGTGGCCCAGGCAGCCTTCGGGGATGGCCAGCGCGATCCCAATGGTCCGGTGTCAATTGTCGGCGTGGGGCGAATCGCTGGGGAGATCAGTGCAGAGGACTCCATTTCGGTGGCTGACAAATTCGCGACTTTGCTCTCCTTGGTTGGCGGGCTGAACCTAGCCTTATTTGCTTTCAATCTGATTCCGTTGCTGCCACTTGATGGCGGGCACGTGGTAGGTGCCCTGTACGACGGCATCAAGCGACTATTTGCCCGAGTCTTCAACCTGAAGAATATTAAGCCGGTCGACACGGTAAAGCTTTTGCCACTGACTTACGTTGTGGTTGTTGCCATGCTGGTCATGGGTGGCCTCTTAATATATGCAGACATCTTTAAGCCAATACAGTTGTTCTGA
- a CDS encoding YciI family protein, with the protein MTVFAVEYVYADDSVELRNEHRPAHREYLVSFVNEGPVRVLASGPTPATDGALLIFAAESKAALNEVLASDPFSKVGAIAEANISEWNPVIGLLKEFSA; encoded by the coding sequence ATGACTGTTTTTGCTGTTGAATATGTTTACGCCGATGACTCCGTTGAGTTGCGAAATGAACACCGCCCGGCACACCGTGAGTACCTTGTCAGCTTCGTGAACGAGGGACCTGTGCGGGTTCTGGCCTCGGGTCCGACTCCCGCTACCGACGGCGCCCTGTTGATCTTCGCTGCTGAATCGAAAGCCGCGTTGAACGAGGTTTTGGCCAGCGACCCGTTCAGCAAGGTCGGTGCAATTGCTGAGGCCAACATCTCCGAATGGAACCCGGTCATCGGGCTCTTGAAGGAATTCTCGGCCTAG
- the arfB gene encoding alternative ribosome rescue aminoacyl-tRNA hydrolase ArfB, with product MDLYVDENLVIPAYELAWKFTRSTGPGGQHVNTSDSRVELSWSVAASRALSVWQRQRLLDKFGARLVSGALVVRASEERSQWRNRQIAMEKLGRLVAQGLAPDAPKRKPTKPTRGSHRRRLNAKSNRSTTKQLRRRPGQE from the coding sequence ATGGACTTATACGTCGATGAAAACCTCGTGATCCCTGCATACGAGCTTGCGTGGAAATTTACGAGGTCCACCGGGCCTGGTGGCCAGCATGTGAATACGTCGGATTCCCGGGTCGAGCTGTCATGGTCCGTGGCTGCCTCGCGTGCATTGTCGGTTTGGCAGCGTCAGCGCTTGCTCGACAAATTCGGTGCCCGGCTAGTGTCCGGAGCGTTGGTTGTACGGGCTTCCGAGGAGCGGTCGCAGTGGAGAAATCGCCAGATCGCCATGGAGAAGCTGGGCCGGCTTGTTGCCCAAGGCTTGGCTCCTGACGCCCCTAAGCGAAAGCCTACGAAACCGACGCGGGGATCCCACCGCAGAAGGCTGAACGCGAAATCCAACAGATCCACCACGAAGCAATTGCGACGACGGCCCGGGCAAGAATAA
- a CDS encoding NAD(P)H-dependent oxidoreductase yields MATKVLTLVGSLRNGSTNQQLAEATSHNAPEGMEVSVFSGLENIPFYNEDNDVEGSVPAAAQALRDAASGSDALMLVTPEYNGTMPAVLKNAIDWLSRPFGASPVSGKPTVVVGTAFGQYGGVWAQDEARKALGIAGAKVLEDVKLAIPNSVVRFAELHPKEDAEVVEQVTSVLNSIKEIAEAN; encoded by the coding sequence ATGGCCACTAAGGTCCTCACCCTCGTTGGTTCCCTGCGTAACGGTTCGACCAACCAGCAGTTGGCAGAAGCTACCTCCCACAACGCCCCAGAAGGTATGGAAGTTTCCGTATTCAGCGGCCTGGAAAACATTCCTTTCTACAACGAAGACAACGACGTTGAGGGCAGCGTTCCAGCTGCGGCTCAGGCACTTCGCGATGCAGCTTCCGGCTCTGACGCCCTGATGCTGGTCACTCCTGAGTACAACGGCACGATGCCGGCAGTTCTGAAGAACGCTATTGACTGGTTGTCCCGCCCATTCGGTGCCAGCCCAGTCTCCGGGAAGCCAACCGTTGTCGTTGGCACCGCCTTCGGCCAGTACGGTGGCGTGTGGGCCCAGGATGAAGCTCGCAAGGCCTTGGGCATCGCAGGCGCCAAGGTCCTGGAAGATGTCAAGCTGGCCATCCCTAACTCGGTTGTTCGCTTCGCTGAACTGCACCCAAAGGAAGACGCTGAGGTTGTCGAGCAGGTGACTTCGGTGCTCAACAGCATCAAGGAAATTGCTGAAGCCAACTAA
- the ispG gene encoding flavodoxin-dependent (E)-4-hydroxy-3-methylbut-2-enyl-diphosphate synthase → MTSVSLGMPAGPPPVLAPRRKTRQFQVGSVGVGSESPISVQSMTTTKTHDINATLQQIAELTAAGCDIVRVACPTDKDAEALKIIAMKSQIPVIADIHFQPKYVFAAIEAGCGAVRVNPGNIRQFDDQVKEIAQAAKDHGTSIRIGVNAGSLDRRLLQKYGKATPEALVESAVWEASLFEEHGFHDFKISVKHNDPVIMVRAYELLAERGDWPLHLGVTEAGPAFQGTIKSATAFGALLSQGIGDTIRVSLSAPPVEEVKVGNQILESLNLRPRKLDIVSCPSCGRAQVDVYTLAEQVTEGLEGMKAPLRVAVMGCVVNGPGEARDADLGVASGNGKGQIFVKGEVIKTVPEDQIVETLIEEANRLADEMGLNDDENPAAGSPVVSVS, encoded by the coding sequence TTGACTTCGGTCAGCCTAGGCATGCCGGCAGGCCCACCGCCGGTACTCGCACCACGTCGCAAGACTCGCCAATTCCAGGTCGGGTCTGTCGGGGTCGGCTCTGAATCGCCGATTTCGGTCCAGTCGATGACCACCACCAAAACTCATGACATCAACGCGACGCTGCAGCAAATCGCTGAGTTGACCGCTGCTGGTTGTGATATCGTGCGTGTCGCCTGCCCCACGGACAAGGATGCTGAAGCACTGAAGATCATTGCGATGAAGTCGCAGATCCCAGTGATCGCTGACATTCACTTCCAGCCGAAGTACGTCTTTGCGGCCATTGAAGCCGGTTGCGGCGCCGTTCGCGTCAACCCAGGCAACATCCGCCAATTCGATGACCAGGTTAAGGAAATCGCCCAGGCCGCCAAGGACCACGGCACCTCGATCCGTATCGGTGTTAATGCCGGCTCGCTGGATCGCCGCCTGCTGCAGAAGTACGGGAAGGCCACTCCCGAGGCCTTGGTTGAATCCGCGGTGTGGGAAGCTTCGCTGTTCGAAGAACACGGTTTCCACGATTTCAAGATCTCGGTCAAGCACAATGACCCCGTCATCATGGTTCGCGCCTACGAACTGCTGGCAGAACGCGGCGACTGGCCGCTGCACCTGGGCGTGACCGAAGCCGGTCCGGCATTCCAAGGAACGATCAAGTCCGCTACTGCATTCGGCGCGCTGCTGTCCCAGGGCATCGGTGACACCATCCGCGTTTCGCTTTCTGCGCCTCCTGTGGAAGAGGTCAAGGTCGGCAACCAGATTCTTGAATCGCTGAACCTGCGACCTCGCAAGCTGGACATTGTTTCCTGCCCTTCATGTGGTCGTGCCCAGGTTGATGTCTACACCTTGGCAGAACAGGTCACCGAGGGCCTTGAAGGCATGAAGGCGCCATTGCGCGTCGCCGTCATGGGCTGCGTTGTCAACGGTCCCGGTGAAGCTCGCGACGCTGATCTCGGCGTCGCTTCGGGCAACGGCAAGGGCCAGATCTTTGTCAAGGGCGAAGTGATCAAGACCGTGCCTGAAGACCAGATTGTTGAGACGCTGATTGAAGAAGCCAACCGTTTGGCTGACGAAATGGGACTGAACGATGACGAGAATCCTGCCGCGGGTTCTCCCGTGGTCTCCGTCAGCTAA